In Geobacter anodireducens, a genomic segment contains:
- a CDS encoding acyl-CoA thioesterase codes for MTTPTETSLNRKLPLGSDLKQRRRFMVVDEDIPGNFRFGLLLEELDIFAEQTALAYVRRFHPEGRVVTAAIDNILLRHVVDVNRDIVMCARINHVGRSSMVVGIRLEHAGDPATHIASCYFTMVARGGEEAGESIALPPLEYRDELEQQRADKAVAGREEYRRQQASLKEPPSRDEYEMLDRLHRAQEEPGFGGHRAGSLVADAWERMYPEQEYVPQRIFGGYLIRRAYELSGICSELVAPDRSIIAAVNRINFFHPVRIGDKLHFTSRVVFTNESFVCVEANIERISRDRTVKALSNSCLFTFVNVDRELNHRPVPPIYPATYREDAGYLEAYRSYQAIAGHYRMI; via the coding sequence ATGACCACCCCCACCGAAACCTCGCTCAACCGGAAATTGCCGCTGGGCAGCGACCTGAAGCAGCGGCGGCGCTTCATGGTGGTTGACGAGGATATCCCCGGCAACTTCCGTTTCGGCCTCCTGCTGGAAGAACTGGACATCTTTGCCGAACAGACGGCCCTGGCCTATGTCCGGCGCTTCCACCCGGAGGGCCGGGTCGTGACGGCAGCCATCGACAATATCCTGCTGCGCCACGTGGTGGACGTGAACCGCGACATCGTCATGTGCGCGCGGATCAACCACGTGGGGCGCTCCTCCATGGTGGTGGGGATCCGCCTGGAGCACGCGGGCGACCCGGCCACGCACATCGCCTCCTGCTACTTCACCATGGTTGCCCGTGGCGGGGAAGAGGCGGGCGAGAGCATTGCCCTGCCCCCCCTGGAGTACCGCGACGAGCTGGAGCAGCAGCGGGCGGACAAGGCCGTTGCCGGCCGGGAGGAGTACCGCCGGCAGCAGGCGTCGCTGAAAGAGCCCCCCAGCCGGGATGAGTACGAGATGCTGGACCGGCTCCACCGGGCCCAGGAGGAGCCCGGCTTTGGCGGCCACCGGGCCGGCAGTCTGGTGGCGGATGCCTGGGAGCGGATGTATCCCGAGCAGGAGTACGTGCCCCAGCGGATCTTCGGCGGTTACCTGATCCGCCGCGCCTACGAGCTGTCGGGCATCTGCTCCGAGCTGGTGGCGCCGGACCGCTCCATCATCGCGGCCGTGAACCGGATCAACTTCTTCCACCCGGTAAGGATCGGGGACAAGCTCCACTTCACCAGCCGGGTGGTCTTCACCAACGAGAGCTTTGTCTGCGTGGAGGCAAACATCGAGCGGATCAGCCGCGACCGGACCGTCAAGGCCCTCTCCAACTCGTGCCTCTTCACCTTTGTCAACGTGGACCGCGAGTTGAACCACCGCCCGGTGCCCCCCATCTATCCGGCCACCTACCGGGAGGATGCCGGCTATCTGGAGGCCTACCGCAGCTACCAGGCCATTGCCGGCCACTACCGGATGATCTGA
- a CDS encoding ATPase, which produces MIHPTRTNLLLLKDKGRAVSGSIGILKARRLALIREFLAATLPFMRSRDEVRAAYARALRELHLTLGIEGDEFAESLERIAPRDLGVEIVDRSVMGLHYRDVGFRGEAVRSPSERGYDYRLTTPHLEEALHLFETILGEMLEIAAYESRLKRLGDEIVRTTRRIRVLEERILPGLRREIREIGHYIGERERESHYRLKRFKELLTGGGGGRRTAP; this is translated from the coding sequence ATGATCCACCCGACCCGCACCAACCTGCTCCTGCTCAAGGACAAGGGGCGCGCCGTCAGCGGCAGCATCGGCATCCTCAAGGCGCGGCGCCTGGCGCTCATCCGGGAGTTCCTGGCCGCCACCCTCCCGTTCATGCGCTCCCGGGACGAAGTCAGGGCGGCCTATGCCCGGGCGCTGCGGGAACTGCACCTGACCCTCGGCATCGAAGGGGACGAGTTCGCGGAATCCCTCGAACGGATCGCCCCCCGGGACCTGGGGGTGGAGATCGTGGACCGGAGCGTCATGGGGCTTCACTACCGGGACGTGGGATTCCGGGGCGAGGCGGTCCGGTCGCCCTCGGAGCGGGGCTATGACTACCGGCTCACCACCCCCCACCTGGAGGAGGCGTTGCACCTGTTCGAGACCATCCTGGGGGAAATGCTGGAGATCGCCGCCTACGAGAGCAGGCTGAAGCGGCTCGGCGACGAGATCGTCCGCACTACGCGGCGGATCAGGGTACTTGAGGAGCGGATCCTCCCCGGCCTGCGCCGGGAGATCCGGGAAATCGGCCACTACATCGGCGAGCGTGAGCGCGAATCACACTACCGGCTCAAGCGGTTCAAGGAGCTGCTCACCGGCGGAGGCGGAGGACGCCGCACCGCCCCGTGA
- a CDS encoding ATPase, giving the protein MKRIVFITPADARHGFSLAGATQLTAAPAEAEAAVRQAMADPECGLVVIDERLLPGIGEERFQEMERRWFGVLIVLPAPEAAKKEEEDYAARLIRRVIGYHVRLMP; this is encoded by the coding sequence GTGAAGAGGATCGTTTTCATTACCCCGGCCGATGCCCGGCACGGCTTCAGCCTTGCCGGCGCGACCCAGCTCACGGCAGCGCCGGCCGAGGCCGAGGCCGCGGTCCGGCAGGCCATGGCCGATCCGGAGTGCGGTCTGGTCGTCATCGACGAGCGGCTCCTGCCCGGCATCGGCGAGGAGCGCTTCCAGGAGATGGAGCGGCGGTGGTTCGGCGTGCTCATCGTCCTCCCCGCCCCGGAAGCGGCGAAAAAAGAGGAGGAAGATTACGCGGCCCGCCTCATTCGCCGGGTGATCGGCTACCATGTGAGGCTCATGCCATGA
- a CDS encoding ATPase has product MEKVYLALAAALAVGLSALATAWAQSKIGSAGAGTLAEKPELSGTVIILVAIPETMVILGFVVAITILTM; this is encoded by the coding sequence ATGGAAAAGGTCTATCTGGCTCTTGCCGCGGCCCTGGCGGTGGGGCTCTCCGCCCTGGCCACGGCCTGGGCCCAGTCCAAGATCGGCAGCGCCGGCGCCGGCACGCTCGCCGAGAAGCCCGAACTGAGCGGCACGGTCATCATCCTGGTGGCCATCCCCGAAACCATGGTGATCCTCGGGTTCGTGGTGGCCATCACGATCCTGACCATGTGA
- a CDS encoding ATPase produces the protein MIARMVKIEIVGPSELLLEVLSLLRDLELFQIEQDITGFVAAEDRDKVRPLLLDEKTMAERIYCEDLRARIDELFACLPREEMRQSYLDPGDVLESVNETLQRHSALCREWCRKREELRTELAELSGYSVFLGALEPHVTTIAPDSGLDFIGVTIREPAAVAELMRTLARLTGGRFQLLTVKAEDGTLIGLITLEKDLAAKVRGILGEQHVPEMTFPPELARMPFPEKIRHLRTRTAEVIAGIAAIDEELARFARRWGAIYARVRSWLDERLALLGNTAHLHRTGMCFFIHGWTPAADVPRLTGEIRTKFGGAVLVEEKQILEQDLDLVPVTLRNPPLFRPFELFARLLPLPRYASFDPTPFIAVCFPLFFGMILGDAGYGLVLLILALILGRVFRQRETARDAARILLFSSCYTILFGILYGEFFGEVGAGLLGMKEGFIVERRQAIVPMLCFALSVGLAHILLGLLLGFITALRRKTGREAMFKLVNILAILCLVVLVLSRMEIVPRLLTRPLALILIFLIPFLFFSGGVLAPLELLKSIGNIVSYARIMAIGLASLLLARVANRFAGMTGNVVTGVLLAVIFHAVNIVLGVFSPTIHALRLHYVEFYSKFMVPGGRKFEPLRKG, from the coding sequence ATGATCGCCAGGATGGTCAAGATCGAGATCGTGGGTCCCTCGGAACTGCTCCTGGAGGTCCTGTCCCTGCTGCGCGACCTGGAGCTGTTCCAGATCGAGCAGGACATCACCGGCTTCGTGGCGGCGGAAGACCGGGACAAGGTGCGTCCGCTCCTGTTGGACGAGAAGACCATGGCCGAACGGATCTACTGCGAGGACCTGCGGGCACGGATCGACGAACTGTTTGCCTGCCTGCCGCGGGAGGAAATGCGCCAGAGCTACCTGGACCCCGGCGACGTGCTCGAATCGGTGAACGAAACCCTCCAGCGGCACAGCGCGCTCTGCCGCGAGTGGTGCCGGAAGCGGGAGGAGCTCCGGACCGAACTGGCGGAACTGAGCGGCTACAGCGTCTTTCTCGGCGCCCTGGAGCCCCACGTGACAACCATCGCGCCGGACAGCGGCCTCGACTTCATCGGCGTGACCATTCGGGAGCCTGCGGCCGTGGCAGAACTGATGCGGACCCTGGCCCGGCTGACCGGCGGCCGGTTCCAACTGCTCACGGTCAAAGCCGAGGACGGCACCCTGATCGGCCTGATCACCCTGGAAAAGGACCTGGCCGCCAAGGTGCGCGGCATCCTCGGGGAGCAGCACGTGCCGGAGATGACCTTTCCGCCGGAGCTGGCCCGGATGCCGTTCCCGGAGAAGATCCGCCATCTGCGCACCCGGACGGCCGAAGTCATCGCCGGTATCGCGGCCATCGACGAAGAGCTGGCCCGGTTCGCCCGGCGCTGGGGGGCCATCTACGCGCGGGTGAGGAGCTGGCTCGACGAGCGGCTGGCGCTGCTGGGGAACACGGCCCACCTTCACCGGACCGGCATGTGCTTCTTCATCCACGGCTGGACCCCGGCAGCCGATGTGCCGCGCCTCACCGGCGAGATCCGGACGAAATTCGGCGGCGCAGTGCTCGTTGAGGAGAAACAGATCCTTGAGCAGGACCTGGACCTGGTACCGGTCACCCTGCGCAATCCTCCCCTGTTCCGCCCCTTCGAGCTCTTTGCCCGGCTCCTCCCTCTGCCCCGCTACGCCTCCTTCGACCCGACCCCCTTCATCGCCGTCTGCTTTCCCCTCTTCTTCGGCATGATCCTGGGCGATGCCGGCTACGGCCTCGTGCTCCTGATCCTGGCGCTGATCCTGGGGCGAGTCTTCAGGCAACGGGAAACGGCGCGGGACGCCGCCCGAATTCTCCTGTTCTCCTCCTGCTACACCATCCTGTTCGGCATCCTGTACGGCGAATTCTTCGGCGAGGTGGGGGCCGGACTCTTGGGGATGAAGGAAGGGTTCATCGTGGAGCGGCGGCAGGCCATCGTGCCGATGCTCTGCTTCGCCCTGTCCGTGGGGCTGGCGCACATCCTGCTCGGCCTGCTGCTGGGGTTCATCACCGCCCTCAGGCGCAAAACCGGCCGCGAGGCCATGTTCAAGCTGGTGAACATCCTCGCCATCCTCTGCCTCGTGGTGCTGGTCCTCAGCCGGATGGAGATCGTCCCCCGGCTCCTGACCAGGCCCCTGGCCCTGATCCTGATCTTTCTCATCCCGTTCCTGTTCTTCTCGGGGGGGGTCCTGGCCCCCCTGGAACTGCTGAAGAGCATCGGCAATATCGTGTCCTACGCCAGGATCATGGCCATCGGGCTCGCCTCCCTGCTCCTGGCCCGGGTGGCGAACCGTTTTGCCGGCATGACCGGCAACGTGGTGACCGGAGTGCTGCTGGCGGTCATCTTTCATGCCGTCAACATCGTGCTCGGCGTCTTCTCGCCCACCATCCACGCCCTCCGCCTGCACTACGTGGAGTTCTACAGCAAGTTCATGGTGCCGGGGGGAAGGAAGTTCGAACCGCTGCGCAAGGGGTAG
- a CDS encoding hydrogenase yields the protein MATQRVVIDPITRIEGHLRIELETSGGRITDAWASATQFRGIETILKGRDPRDAWALAQRICGVCTGIHAIASVRAVEDALDYPIPRQAELIRSLVTAMGIVQDHVMHFYHLHALDWVDVKSALAADPQAAARLAASVSPWPSNSAAWFREVQQRVGASVSGGQLGIFAGSYWGHPAYRLPPEANLLALAHYLEALQWQREVIRLHTIFGGKNPHPNFLVGGMACSINLDNQLGINAVRLDELTGLIGRARRFVEEVYYPDVLAIAGFYREYAAIGISSPTLMAVGESAFSCAGTPVAGEVRAGVLADGNYEELRPFEPAKIAEFVTSSWYAYPEGDKAGRHPWRGETVPRYTGPRPPYGQISDNVKYTWVKAPRYDGRAVQVGPNARMLVACAQGHKDATRLVDDALAGLGAGREALNSTLGRTLCRAVESVLLCNRMDEWFRQFQERIHAGDTATFNPDKWDPATWPKSAQGVGFTEAARGTLSHWVEIENGRITRYQCVVPSTWNSSGRDASGQPGPFEHALAHRGHHPLLEPGRPLEVLRTIHSFDPCQSCAVHLLDPAGGTIGTVSVS from the coding sequence ATGGCTACCCAGCGAGTCGTCATTGACCCCATCACCAGGATCGAAGGACACCTGCGCATAGAACTGGAAACGAGCGGCGGCAGGATCACCGACGCCTGGGCCAGCGCGACCCAGTTCCGGGGGATCGAGACCATCCTCAAGGGCCGCGACCCCCGGGACGCCTGGGCTCTGGCCCAGCGGATCTGCGGCGTCTGCACGGGCATCCATGCCATCGCCTCCGTCCGGGCGGTGGAGGATGCCCTGGACTACCCCATCCCCAGGCAGGCGGAGCTGATCCGCAGCCTCGTCACGGCCATGGGGATCGTGCAGGACCATGTCATGCACTTCTACCACCTTCACGCCCTCGACTGGGTCGACGTGAAGAGCGCCCTGGCCGCCGATCCCCAGGCCGCGGCCCGCCTGGCCGCCTCGGTCTCCCCCTGGCCCAGCAACTCGGCCGCCTGGTTCCGGGAGGTGCAGCAACGGGTGGGCGCGTCCGTGTCGGGCGGCCAGCTCGGCATCTTCGCCGGCAGCTACTGGGGGCACCCCGCCTACCGCCTGCCGCCGGAAGCCAACCTCCTCGCCCTGGCCCACTATCTGGAGGCGCTCCAGTGGCAACGGGAGGTCATCCGCCTCCACACCATCTTCGGCGGCAAGAACCCGCACCCCAACTTCCTGGTGGGGGGAATGGCCTGCTCCATCAACCTGGACAACCAGCTCGGCATCAACGCCGTGCGGCTCGACGAACTGACCGGGCTCATCGGCCGGGCCCGCCGCTTCGTGGAAGAGGTCTACTACCCGGATGTCCTGGCCATTGCCGGCTTCTACCGGGAGTATGCGGCCATCGGCATCTCCAGCCCCACCCTCATGGCCGTGGGCGAGAGCGCCTTTTCCTGCGCGGGCACCCCGGTGGCTGGAGAGGTGCGGGCCGGCGTCCTGGCGGACGGCAACTACGAGGAGCTCCGCCCCTTCGAACCGGCCAAGATCGCCGAGTTCGTCACCTCTTCCTGGTACGCCTATCCCGAGGGGGACAAGGCGGGGCGGCATCCCTGGCGCGGAGAGACCGTGCCCCGCTACACCGGGCCACGCCCCCCCTACGGGCAGATCTCCGACAACGTCAAGTACACCTGGGTCAAGGCGCCCCGCTACGATGGCCGGGCAGTGCAGGTGGGCCCCAATGCCAGGATGCTCGTGGCCTGCGCCCAGGGCCACAAGGACGCAACACGGCTGGTGGACGACGCCCTGGCCGGGCTGGGAGCCGGCCGGGAGGCCCTCAATTCGACCCTCGGCCGCACCCTCTGCCGGGCCGTCGAGTCGGTGCTCCTCTGCAACCGCATGGATGAATGGTTCCGGCAGTTCCAGGAGAGAATCCATGCCGGCGACACCGCCACCTTCAACCCCGACAAGTGGGACCCGGCCACCTGGCCGAAGAGCGCCCAGGGGGTCGGCTTCACCGAGGCGGCCCGGGGTACCCTGTCCCACTGGGTGGAGATCGAGAACGGCAGGATCACCCGCTACCAGTGCGTGGTGCCAAGCACCTGGAACAGCTCGGGCCGCGACGCGAGCGGCCAGCCCGGCCCCTTCGAGCACGCCCTGGCCCACCGGGGGCACCATCCCCTCCTGGAACCCGGCCGTCCCCTGGAGGTGCTGAGAACGATCCACTCCTTCGATCCCTGCCAGTCCTGCGCGGTCCACCTGCTCGACCCGGCAGGCGGGACCATCGGCACGGTGAGCGTGTCATGA